A window from Chroicocephalus ridibundus chromosome 11, bChrRid1.1, whole genome shotgun sequence encodes these proteins:
- the ATOX1 gene encoding copper transport protein ATOX1: MPKHEFFVDMTCEGCSNAVTRVLHRLGGVQFDIDLPNKKVCIDSEHNVDTLLETLKKTGKNASYLGEKSAQ, encoded by the exons aTGCCG AAACACGAGTTCTTTGTGGACATGACCTGCGAAGGCTGCTCCAATGCGGTCACCCGTGTCCTGCACAGGCTGGGAG GTGTCCAGTTTGATATTGACCTGCCCAACAAGAAGGTGTGCATCGACTCAGAGCACAACGTTGACACCCTCTTGGAAACCCTAAAGAAGACTGGAAAGAACGCTTCCTACCTTGGGGAGAAGTCCGCGCAGTAG